The Labrus mixtus chromosome 16, fLabMix1.1, whole genome shotgun sequence genome window below encodes:
- the gmeb1 gene encoding glucocorticoid modulatory element-binding protein 1 isoform X1 codes for MATNEEVTISMAEVVMMKADSEEDPNKTQVILQLQPITTGDESAETDAAVMAVEAHPEPTEGEDVEIGCPITCGDCKAVLLVKKFVCPGINVKCVKYEDQLISPKQFVHISGKATLKDWKRAIRMGGVMLRKMMDSGQLDFYQHSTLCTNTCRSTKFDLLINNTRFPPDGSGLTTPTSSQTQVVLGNGGAMGEDRAEVLSGKVDWSLSSLESADKKESNEISEDTLNFWKGIADVGLLGEVVTNISTELQELLNGVQQRKEPAALQETDSCLVEVAVLSNLAQVFGLLDSVKKMLERRRQQTDPCQEQILSTLSNLEVQLEEQRKQQQVQALLSCPQPAKNKTPTKRQTKRPRLQRPASTTTLLTSPISQQATLQPQQFTVLSPISLSSVGQPFTMAGLPIASLAQSSNTVTLLPAGSQLFTRYMVAGDGKTDTITLHPSSGLTLVGTTPMQDSSQLGTMVSPLELVHLSQQAGGAEMVPIEGHVVDSTMLVQQEVMQGEVEAGQEHTVIEINPAPMEQAVGVMELQLSGESGGDGTTMMVPSGMEVTMAAGVEETQCQMQEAQTEGVQGLQLDASGQLSGVQIVVIEENTQEENKVK; via the exons ATGGCGACCAATGAAGAGGTCACGATTTCGATGGCCgaggtggtgatgatgaaggcTGATAGTGAAGAAGACCCGAATAAGACTCAGGTCATCCTCCAGCTCCAGCCAATCACCACTGG AGATGAATCTGCTGAAACAGACGCCGCTGTCATGGCCGTTGAAGCACATCCCG aaCCAACTGAGGGAGAAGACGTGGAGATTGGCTGTCCGATAACGTGCGGTGACTGCAAAGCTGTGTTGCTAGTGAAGAAGTTTGTGTGCCCGGGAATCaatgtgaaatgtgtgaag TATGAGGACCAGCTGATTAGCCCGAAGCAGTTTGTCCACATTTCTGGAAAAGCCACTCTGAAGGACTGGAAGAGAGCCATCAGGATGGGCGGAGTCATGCTAAG AAAAATGATGGATTCGGGTCAGCTGGACTTCTACCAGCACAGCACACTGTGCACCAACACGTGTCGCAGCACAAAGTTTGACCTTCTGATCAACAACACACGCTTCCCTCCTGATGGCTCGGGACTGACCACACCGACGTCCTCTCAAA CTCAAGTGGTTCTTGGTAATGGCGGGGCCATGGGGGAGGACAGAGCCGAGGTTCTGAGCGGAAAGGTGGACTGGAGCTTGAGCTCACTGGAGTCTGCAGACAAGAAGGAATCTAACGAGATCTCAG AGGACACGCTGAACTTCTGGAAGGGCATTGCTGACGTGGGTTTGCTCGGTGAAGTGGTCACTAACATCAGCAcggagctgcaggagctgttgAACGGCGTGCAGCAGCGCAAAGAGCCAGCTGCTTTACAGGAAACCG ATTCCTGTCTGGTAGAGGTGGCAGTGCTCAGTAACCTGGCCCAGGTGTTCGGCCTACTCGACTCGGTGAAGAAGAtgctggagaggaggaggcagcagaCGGATCCCTGTCAGGAGCAGATCCTCAGCACACTCAGCA ACCTGGAGGTGCAGCTGGAAgagcagaggaagcagcagcaggtgcaagctctcctgtcctgtcctcagccggccaaaaacaaaactcccaCCAAGCGTCAGACCAAGCGACCTCGTCTCCAGAGGCCCGCCTCCACAACCACCCTCCTGACCTCTCCCATCAGCCAGCAGGCCACCCTGCAGCCACAGCAGTTCACCGTTCTCTCCCccatctctctgtcctctgtgggTCAGCCTTTCACCATGGCCGGCCTGCCCATCGCCTCCCTGGCTCAGTCCTCTAACACAGTCACCCTGCTCCCCGCAGGCTCGCAGCTCTTCACCCGCTACATGGTGGCCGGGGACGGAAAGACGGACACTATCACCTTGCATCCATCCTCTGGCCTCACACTGGTGGGCACCACCCCAATGCAGGACTCCAGCCAGCTGGGCACTATGGTGAGCCCCTTAGAGTTAGTGCACTTGAGCCAGCAGGCTGGGGGGGCAGAGATGGTGCCCATAGAAGGCCATGTGGTGGACAGCACCATGCTGGTACAGCAGGAGGTGATGCAGGGCGAGGTGGAGGCTGGCCAGGAGCACACGGTCATTGAGATTAACCCAGCCCCGATGGAGCAGGCAGTGGGAGTGATGGAGCTGCAGCTAAGCGGGGAGTCGGGAGGGGATGGAACCACCATGATGGTCCCGAGCGGGATGGAGGTGACGATGGCAGCAGGGGTGGAGGAGACACAGTGCCAAATGCAGGAGGCGCAGACTGAAGGGGTTCAGGGGCTGCAGCTGGATGCCAGTGGACAGTTGTCAGGTGTACAGATCGTGGTCATAGAAGAAAATACTCAGGAAGAAAACAAGGTCAAATGA
- the ctps1a gene encoding CTP synthase 1, producing MMKYILVTGGVISGIGKGIIASSVGTILKSCGLHVTAIKIDPYINIDAGTFSPYEHGEVFVLDDGGEVDLDLGNYERFLDIRLTRDNNLTTGKIYQSVINKERRGDYLGKTVQVVPHITDAIQEWVVKQAKVPVDDDDIEPQVCVIELGGTVGDIESMPFIEAFRQFQFKVKRENFCNIHVSLIPQPSATGEQKTKPTQNSVRELRGLGLSPDLIMCRCSTALENSVKEKISMFCHVEPEQVICVHDVSSIYRVPLLLENQGVVGYLSRRLNMPIETRPRRMLTKWKEMSDRSDRLLEHCSIALVGKYTKFSDSYASVIKALEHSALAISHKLEVKYIDSAHLEPSTLQEEPVKYHEAWQKLCSADGILVPGGFGVRGTEGKIHAINWARKQKKPFLGVCLGMQLAVCEFARNVLGWEDANSTEFHPESKHPVVIDMPEHNPGQMGGTMRLGKRRTIFKTTNSVIRRLYGDAEYVDERHRHRFEVNPELTSHFEEKGFRFIGQDVEGERMEVIELDDHPYFVGVQYHPEFTSRPIKPSPPYFGLLLAAAGKIQSYLQKGCRLSPRDTYSDQSGTSTPDSEISELKLPSISSE from the exons ATGATGAAGTACATCCTGGTAACCGGAGGAGTCATCTCAGGTATTGGCAAAGGGATCATAGCGAGCAGCGTGGGCACGATTCTGAAATCATGTGGCCTGCATGTAACCGCCATCAAGATCGACCCGTACATCAACATAGACGCAGGCACATTTTCACCCTATGAACACG GGGAAGTGTTTGTGCTGGATGATGGCGGGGAGGTGGATTTGGATCTGGGGAACTATGAACGCTTCCTGGACATCCGGCTGACCAGAGACAACAACCTGACCACGGGAAAGATCTACCAATCAGTCataaacaaagagaggagaggggactACCTGGGGAAGACCGTTCAAG tTGTGCCACACATCACCGACGCCATTCAGGAGTGGGTTGTGAAACAGGCTAAAGTACCCGTCGATGACGACGATATCGAACCTCAAGTTTGTGTAATAGAG TTAGGAGGCACTGTGGGAGACATCGAGAGTATGCCCTTCATCGAGGCCTTCAGGCAGTTCCAGTTTAaagtgaagagagagaacttCTGTAACATTCACGTCAGTTTAATACCACAG CCCAGTGCAACAGGAGAGCAGAAAACCAAACCAACCCAGAACAGCGTCAGAGAGCTGAGAGGACTGGGTCTGTCCCCTGATCTG ATCATGTGTCGCTGCTCCACGGCTCTGGAGAACTCTGTCAAAGAAAAGATCTCAATGTTCTGCCATGTAGAACCTGAACAG GTCATCTGTGTGCACGACGTCTCCTCCATCTACAGAGTCCCGTTACTGCTGGAGAATCAGGGTGTGGTGGGATACCTGAGCAGGAGACTCAACATGCCCATAGAGACCCGGCCCCGGAGAATGCTGACCAAGTGGAAGGAGATGTCCGACAG GTCGGACCGGCTGCTGGAGCACTGCTCTATAGCGCTGGTGGGGAAGTACACAAAGTTTTCAGACTCCTACGCTTCAGTCATCAAAGCTCTGGAGCACTCTGCCCTCGCCATCAGCCATAAATTAGAGGTCAAG tATATAGACTCTGCACATTTGGAGCCCAGCACTCTGCAGGAGGAACCAGTGAAATACCATGAAGCGTGGCAGAAGCTCTGCAGTGCTGA TGGCATCCTGGTTCCTGGAGGTTTTGGTGTCAGAGGAACTGAAGGAAAGATTCATGCCATCAACTGGGCCAGAAAACAGAAGAAGCCTTTTCTAG gtgtgtgtctggGAATGCAGCTGGCTGTGTGTGAATTTGCCAGGAACGTGCTCGGCTGGGAAG atgCAAACTCAACTGAATTCCACCCAGAATCAAAACACCCTGTG GTCATCGATATGCCAGAACACAACCCGGGACAGATGGGCGGGACTATGAGGCTAGGAAAGAGACGGACCATTTTCAAGACAACAAACAGCGTAATAC GCAGACTTTATGGAGATGCAGAGTATGTGGATGAAAGGCACAGACATCGCTTTGAG GTCAATCCTGAGCTCACGAGTCACTTTGAGGAGAAGGGCTTCCGTTTCATAGGTCAAGACGTCGAAGGGGAGAGAATGGAGGTCATAGAGCTGGATG ATCATCCTTACTTTGTCGGAGTGCAGTACCATCCTGAGTTCACCTCTCGACCCATCAAGCCATCACCCCCCTATTTCGGTTTGCTGCTCGCTGCTGCCGGAAAGATACAGAGCTACTTACAGAAGGGTTGCCGTCTGTCTCCAAG ggATACCTACAGCGATCAGAGCGGCACCAGCACCCCGGACTCTGAGATATCAGAGCTGAAATTACCTTCAATCTCGAGCGAATGA
- the rab42a gene encoding ras-related protein Rab-42a, protein MDILWQYQFRIILLGDSTVGKSSLLKRFTDGIYSDVADPTVGVDFYARSLDVEPGVKIKLQLWDTAGQERFRSITTSYYRNSVGGLLVFDLTNRKTFDHVKEWHKEVSEHILPHHMVYILIGHKSDLNKDRKVSRDEAEQLAAELGIRYVETSAKCNSNVDRAFELLTRDIYELMKMGEIVTRDGWDGVKSGLTAKVLYPEDEEELAAATAEKGCHC, encoded by the exons ATGGATATTTTGTGGCAATACCAGTTCAGGATAATTTTACTCGGGGATTCCACGGTGGGCAAGTCGTCGCTGCTGAAGCGCTTCACGGACGGAATTTACAGCGATGTGGCGGATCCGACGGTCGGGGTAGATTTTTATGCCCGCTCGCTTGATGTCGAGCCCGGGGTGAAAATAAAGCTCCAGCTCTGGGATACTGCCGGCCAGGAACGATTCAG GTCCATCACGACATCATACTACCGTAACTCCGTGGGTGGGCTGCTAGTCTTCGATCTCACCAACAGGAAGACCTTCGACCATGTGAAGGAGTGGCACAAGGAGGTGAGTGAGCACATCCTGCCTCACCACATGGTCTACATCCTCATCGGCCACAAGAGCGACCTCAACAAAGACCGCAAGGTGAGCCGGGACGAGGCGGAGCAGCTGGCGGCCGAGCTCGGCATCCGCTACGTGGAAACGTCCGCCAAGTGCAACAGCAACGTGGACCGAGCCTTCGAGCTGCTGACCAGGGACATCTACGAGCTGATGAAGATGGGGGAGATTGTCACCCGCGACGGATGGGATGGAGTGAAGAGCGGCCTCACTGCCAAGGTCCTCTACCCGGAGGACGAAGAGGAGCTGGCCGCTGCGACGGCTGAAAAGGGCTGCCACTGCTGA
- the gmeb1 gene encoding glucocorticoid modulatory element-binding protein 1 isoform X2 codes for MATNEEVTISMAEVVMMKADSEEDPNKTQVILQLQPITTGDESAETDAAVMAVEAHPEPTEGEDVEIGCPITCGDCKAVLLVKKFVCPGINVKCVKYEDQLISPKQFVHISGKATLKDWKRAIRMGGVMLRKMMDSGQLDFYQHSTLCTNTCRSTKFDLLINNTRFPPDGSGLTTPTSSQTQVVLGNGGAMGEDRAEVLSGKVDWSLSSLESADKKESNEISEDTLNFWKGIADVGLLGEVVTNISTELQELLNGVQQRKEPAALQETEVAVLSNLAQVFGLLDSVKKMLERRRQQTDPCQEQILSTLSNLEVQLEEQRKQQQVQALLSCPQPAKNKTPTKRQTKRPRLQRPASTTTLLTSPISQQATLQPQQFTVLSPISLSSVGQPFTMAGLPIASLAQSSNTVTLLPAGSQLFTRYMVAGDGKTDTITLHPSSGLTLVGTTPMQDSSQLGTMVSPLELVHLSQQAGGAEMVPIEGHVVDSTMLVQQEVMQGEVEAGQEHTVIEINPAPMEQAVGVMELQLSGESGGDGTTMMVPSGMEVTMAAGVEETQCQMQEAQTEGVQGLQLDASGQLSGVQIVVIEENTQEENKVK; via the exons ATGGCGACCAATGAAGAGGTCACGATTTCGATGGCCgaggtggtgatgatgaaggcTGATAGTGAAGAAGACCCGAATAAGACTCAGGTCATCCTCCAGCTCCAGCCAATCACCACTGG AGATGAATCTGCTGAAACAGACGCCGCTGTCATGGCCGTTGAAGCACATCCCG aaCCAACTGAGGGAGAAGACGTGGAGATTGGCTGTCCGATAACGTGCGGTGACTGCAAAGCTGTGTTGCTAGTGAAGAAGTTTGTGTGCCCGGGAATCaatgtgaaatgtgtgaag TATGAGGACCAGCTGATTAGCCCGAAGCAGTTTGTCCACATTTCTGGAAAAGCCACTCTGAAGGACTGGAAGAGAGCCATCAGGATGGGCGGAGTCATGCTAAG AAAAATGATGGATTCGGGTCAGCTGGACTTCTACCAGCACAGCACACTGTGCACCAACACGTGTCGCAGCACAAAGTTTGACCTTCTGATCAACAACACACGCTTCCCTCCTGATGGCTCGGGACTGACCACACCGACGTCCTCTCAAA CTCAAGTGGTTCTTGGTAATGGCGGGGCCATGGGGGAGGACAGAGCCGAGGTTCTGAGCGGAAAGGTGGACTGGAGCTTGAGCTCACTGGAGTCTGCAGACAAGAAGGAATCTAACGAGATCTCAG AGGACACGCTGAACTTCTGGAAGGGCATTGCTGACGTGGGTTTGCTCGGTGAAGTGGTCACTAACATCAGCAcggagctgcaggagctgttgAACGGCGTGCAGCAGCGCAAAGAGCCAGCTGCTTTACAGGAAACCG AGGTGGCAGTGCTCAGTAACCTGGCCCAGGTGTTCGGCCTACTCGACTCGGTGAAGAAGAtgctggagaggaggaggcagcagaCGGATCCCTGTCAGGAGCAGATCCTCAGCACACTCAGCA ACCTGGAGGTGCAGCTGGAAgagcagaggaagcagcagcaggtgcaagctctcctgtcctgtcctcagccggccaaaaacaaaactcccaCCAAGCGTCAGACCAAGCGACCTCGTCTCCAGAGGCCCGCCTCCACAACCACCCTCCTGACCTCTCCCATCAGCCAGCAGGCCACCCTGCAGCCACAGCAGTTCACCGTTCTCTCCCccatctctctgtcctctgtgggTCAGCCTTTCACCATGGCCGGCCTGCCCATCGCCTCCCTGGCTCAGTCCTCTAACACAGTCACCCTGCTCCCCGCAGGCTCGCAGCTCTTCACCCGCTACATGGTGGCCGGGGACGGAAAGACGGACACTATCACCTTGCATCCATCCTCTGGCCTCACACTGGTGGGCACCACCCCAATGCAGGACTCCAGCCAGCTGGGCACTATGGTGAGCCCCTTAGAGTTAGTGCACTTGAGCCAGCAGGCTGGGGGGGCAGAGATGGTGCCCATAGAAGGCCATGTGGTGGACAGCACCATGCTGGTACAGCAGGAGGTGATGCAGGGCGAGGTGGAGGCTGGCCAGGAGCACACGGTCATTGAGATTAACCCAGCCCCGATGGAGCAGGCAGTGGGAGTGATGGAGCTGCAGCTAAGCGGGGAGTCGGGAGGGGATGGAACCACCATGATGGTCCCGAGCGGGATGGAGGTGACGATGGCAGCAGGGGTGGAGGAGACACAGTGCCAAATGCAGGAGGCGCAGACTGAAGGGGTTCAGGGGCTGCAGCTGGATGCCAGTGGACAGTTGTCAGGTGTACAGATCGTGGTCATAGAAGAAAATACTCAGGAAGAAAACAAGGTCAAATGA